One genomic region from Metallosphaera tengchongensis encodes:
- a CDS encoding RNA-guided endonuclease InsQ/TnpB family protein — MNSFTPPEESIYLTYAVKNERRGETLLLIREYKRLLDKVLDHLWNKTRVEVESITDRRGRHHKRVRVTLPKKKEVYKGLRDQLEEVNPLASHYVDKAINDAFSILRSWRKRAIRGRVSLGKPRLKRPYVRVKSTLRKVVKDEVRVTVRPHEYLTFSWRGAWFKDRVKGLELGEPVIKEDKVYLPFRYKVPKQTPLDFLAIDSNLFALDAYDGEKFVTFSLKGLYSLKYGMVKKRGKVQSFASKHGKKGRELLRKYSHRERDRVLDYVHKFVNALLELYPFTTFAVERLDKQDMFKNASSKLSRKISRTVWRSVHKVLKYKALLFGSRVFEVNPYLTSRSCPRCGFISRKVGKTFACERCGFKLDRQLNASLNIYLKMCGFPHLDGIPSKWVGVTPLMGRRRMKVKNSLDSREAQGLRIDIKLYEIR; from the coding sequence ATTAACAGCTTCACACCACCAGAGGAGTCCATCTACTTAACTTACGCTGTCAAGAACGAGAGGAGGGGAGAGACACTCCTCTTGATAAGGGAGTATAAGAGACTGTTGGACAAGGTGTTAGACCACTTGTGGAACAAGACGAGGGTAGAAGTAGAGAGCATTACAGACAGGAGGGGAAGACACCACAAGAGAGTGAGGGTGACCCTTCCAAAAAAGAAGGAGGTGTACAAGGGGTTGAGGGACCAACTAGAGGAGGTGAACCCACTGGCATCACACTACGTAGACAAGGCTATAAACGACGCGTTCTCCATCTTGAGGTCCTGGAGGAAGAGGGCGATAAGGGGTAGGGTGTCCCTAGGAAAGCCTAGGTTGAAGAGACCTTACGTTAGGGTTAAGTCTACGCTCAGGAAGGTGGTCAAAGACGAGGTAAGGGTCACGGTAAGACCTCACGAGTACTTGACCTTTTCGTGGAGGGGTGCGTGGTTTAAGGATAGAGTTAAGGGTTTAGAGCTTGGTGAGCCAGTGATCAAGGAGGATAAAGTGTACTTGCCTTTCCGTTATAAAGTACCGAAACAGACTCCCTTGGACTTCCTAGCAATTGACTCAAACCTCTTCGCCCTAGACGCCTACGACGGTGAGAAGTTCGTTACCTTCTCACTCAAGGGGTTATACTCCCTGAAATACGGTATGGTCAAGAAGAGGGGTAAGGTACAGTCCTTCGCGTCTAAGCACGGTAAGAAGGGGAGAGAGCTGTTGAGGAAGTACTCCCACCGAGAGAGGGACAGGGTTCTGGACTATGTGCACAAGTTTGTCAACGCTCTACTTGAGCTATACCCCTTCACCACCTTCGCAGTTGAGAGACTGGACAAGCAGGACATGTTTAAGAACGCTAGCAGTAAGCTGTCTAGGAAGATCTCTAGGACCGTGTGGAGGAGTGTACACAAGGTACTCAAGTATAAGGCCCTCCTTTTCGGCTCCCGCGTCTTCGAGGTCAACCCATACCTTACCTCTAGGTCTTGCCCCAGATGTGGGTTTATATCCCGAAAGGTAGGTAAGACCTTCGCCTGTGAGAGGTGTGGGTTTAAGTTAGACAGGCAGTTGAACGCTTCCCTGAACATCTACCTAAAGATGTGCGGGTTTCCCCACCTAGACGGTATTCCGTCTAAGTGGGTCGGGGTTACCCCGCTAATGGGGCGGAGGAGGATGAAGGTGAAGAATTCACTCGACTCCCGTGAGGCCCAAGGGTTGAGGATTGATATCAAATTATATGAGATCCGATGA
- a CDS encoding DUF3211 domain-containing protein, with protein sequence MIITINTEHSVESLRVILSDPSFLLPRLFPTIRKLEVMGSSFNGVAKYLTFEHRIYGNVFFSVNEITYPFTLVFRESTGTGRITITLLDKEVRITLDYEGWMGFLSKGLLKRWLESFSKDFNEVIRLERIKRKI encoded by the coding sequence ATGATAATCACAATAAATACGGAACACAGTGTAGAATCCTTGAGGGTGATCCTCTCTGACCCATCCTTCTTATTACCCAGGCTGTTCCCAACAATAAGGAAATTAGAGGTTATGGGTTCCTCCTTTAACGGGGTCGCCAAATACTTAACTTTTGAGCACAGGATTTACGGGAACGTGTTCTTCTCTGTCAACGAGATAACCTATCCCTTCACCTTAGTTTTCAGAGAAAGCACCGGTACTGGTAGAATCACGATAACGCTACTGGACAAAGAGGTGAGGATAACTCTAGATTATGAGGGTTGGATGGGGTTCCTATCCAAGGGGCTCCTCAAGAGATGGCTTGAGAGCTTCTCCAAGGACTTCAACGAAGTAATCAGGCTCGAAAGGATAAAGAGGAAGATATGA
- a CDS encoding undecaprenyl-diphosphate phosphatase yields the protein MDFIELAIVLGIVQGVSEWLPISSKTQILLISSLLLGLSFSTAYAFGLFMEIGTLIAAILYFRRELMKVLKALVGRGDEESLVLLKYLLIVTVVTGVVGVPLYLLVETSVSGDVVGLPMTVLGLVLLTDGVLIHVSRRKYTPRKSLKEISMKEAVVVGLAQGLAALPGVSRSGMTTSALILLGVRPEESFRLSFISLIPAALGAIGVTVLFSKHEVVSSLSYLSPDGLAISMIVATVVSLAFINVLLRFAKSNKVLLLVFTMGVLALISGITSMVLGF from the coding sequence ATGGATTTCATAGAGTTGGCAATAGTCCTAGGTATAGTCCAGGGAGTTAGTGAGTGGCTACCCATCAGTAGCAAGACCCAAATCCTCCTAATCTCCAGCCTATTGCTGGGCCTCTCTTTCTCTACGGCCTATGCCTTCGGCCTCTTTATGGAGATTGGGACTCTGATAGCTGCTATCCTCTACTTTAGGAGGGAGTTAATGAAAGTGTTAAAGGCTCTCGTTGGGAGAGGGGACGAGGAGAGCTTGGTGCTACTCAAGTACCTCTTGATAGTCACCGTTGTGACAGGAGTCGTAGGGGTACCGCTCTATCTCCTAGTGGAAACGTCAGTCTCAGGAGACGTTGTTGGACTTCCCATGACGGTGCTCGGTTTGGTCCTGCTGACCGATGGAGTCTTGATCCACGTGTCTAGGAGGAAGTACACCCCAAGGAAGAGCCTGAAAGAGATTTCAATGAAAGAGGCAGTAGTCGTAGGCTTAGCCCAGGGACTAGCTGCCCTCCCAGGGGTAAGTAGGTCCGGTATGACGACCTCAGCCCTTATCCTCCTAGGTGTAAGGCCGGAGGAGTCCTTCAGGCTCTCTTTCATATCCTTAATACCTGCAGCCTTGGGGGCTATTGGGGTCACAGTACTCTTCAGTAAGCATGAGGTAGTAAGTAGCTTGAGCTACCTTAGCCCAGATGGGTTAGCCATATCCATGATCGTAGCAACCGTAGTGAGCTTAGCTTTCATCAACGTCCTCCTTAGGTTCGCTAAGTCCAACAAGGTCCTTCTCCTCGTGTTTACCATGGGAGTACTTGCCTTGATCAGTGGGATCACGAGTATGGTTTTAGGTTTTTGA
- a CDS encoding zinc metalloprotease HtpX has product MDPKSKLLLSMVISTLLVVLSEGLILLVIASILKVPVLFMIPALLVFWLIQYLISPYLVGRNSLEVSPGGQYGWLYNLVAEIALRSGVKPPRVFLVDSPYPNAFAFGNSLTGRRVGITVPLLEILNREELVAVIAHEIGHIKHKDVEIGMTLGLIPTALGYISTLLLNLGFFTILLAADEVEFLAALLLMALGTVLFIVTFTLQIFVLWFNRLRESYADYHSFSLLGEGSEALLTALAKIEIYMQKVRLDPFTGIIVTAAPVKVEEEDPYLLVKEWLRKKVSVFTDILSTHPHPARRAQMIETLLEGGDRG; this is encoded by the coding sequence ATGGACCCTAAAAGTAAACTCCTACTGAGCATGGTAATCTCTACTCTCCTCGTAGTGTTGTCGGAGGGACTGATCCTACTGGTCATAGCGTCGATATTGAAAGTCCCCGTCCTCTTCATGATACCTGCGTTGCTAGTCTTCTGGCTCATACAGTACCTGATCTCCCCATACTTAGTTGGGAGAAACTCCTTGGAGGTTAGCCCCGGTGGCCAGTACGGTTGGCTCTACAACTTAGTGGCGGAAATAGCCTTGAGGTCAGGGGTTAAGCCCCCGAGGGTGTTCCTAGTCGACTCCCCTTATCCTAACGCCTTCGCCTTTGGTAACTCCCTGACCGGAAGAAGGGTCGGGATTACCGTCCCTCTCCTGGAAATACTCAACAGGGAGGAGCTGGTTGCGGTGATTGCCCACGAGATAGGTCACATAAAGCACAAGGACGTGGAAATAGGGATGACATTGGGTTTAATCCCGACTGCCCTAGGGTACATTAGTACGCTCCTGCTCAACTTGGGCTTCTTCACAATATTGCTAGCAGCTGATGAGGTGGAGTTCTTAGCTGCTCTACTACTCATGGCCCTTGGAACAGTGCTCTTTATCGTTACGTTTACCCTCCAGATCTTCGTCCTATGGTTCAACAGGCTTAGGGAGTCCTACGCGGACTATCACTCTTTCTCCCTACTCGGTGAGGGTTCTGAGGCCCTACTTACAGCCTTGGCGAAGATTGAAATCTATATGCAGAAGGTGAGGCTAGACCCCTTTACGGGGATAATAGTGACTGCAGCACCAGTGAAGGTGGAGGAGGAGGACCCTTACCTCCTTGTCAAGGAGTGGTTGAGGAAAAAGGTCAGCGTTTTCACTGACATACTCTCCACGCACCCTCACCCAGCCAGGAGGGCTCAGATGATTGAGACCCTGCTGGAGGGAGGTGACCGAGGTTAG
- the treH1 gene encoding alpha,alpha-trehalase TreH1 has product MQTTRMLCLNNEFTGALIHGTEIVWLPFPRYDSSPVFAKLLDEERGGSFLVEGEVESQSYLVPNVVETKLKGGGEVVDLLLRGEHALVRKIRAPNPLKMKVNVTFNYGRDKAKVQRLAKGIYKFSNPENSEFLELHILFPEMDEETWTVSGEGYVFLGHFSDDRFGIYGKDVKFDLSRGFERTIYYWRSQLKRGKSRGKVAKLELSGLSGEELLNAYDTSVGVLLGLLYNPTGAIVAAPTTSLPEIEGGSRNWDYRFAWVRDSAIVADALISAGYLTEARRILDFFSRMVSFTTKPFLYPLYAVDGSVPPKEVEIPWLSGYLNSRPVRVGNAAAAQLQLDLEGFFMDALHKYFVATGDTNYVRGHLDVIEYIADWVSENWKLEDVGIWEERGVRAHYTHSKVMMWVALDRAGKIMKSLDRENRWRDSRNELREWINENLVKERFLKKPGSEEVDAALLTLPLYDFVEVTDQRFLNTLSEVERRLVVKGQVKRYERDFLGEAKYPFTLASLWLARVYLRLGRMEESAKIVSGILEATGGTYLVGEHIDPDRKQFTGNFPQAFAQANLILTLREMANATVGDAEE; this is encoded by the coding sequence ATGCAGACCACCAGAATGCTTTGTCTCAACAACGAGTTCACTGGTGCCCTCATTCACGGCACCGAGATCGTGTGGTTACCCTTTCCCAGATACGATTCCTCCCCGGTTTTCGCTAAACTCTTGGACGAAGAGAGGGGAGGTTCCTTCTTAGTCGAGGGAGAGGTTGAGTCTCAGAGTTACCTTGTACCTAACGTAGTTGAGACCAAGTTAAAGGGGGGAGGTGAGGTCGTGGACCTACTCCTCAGGGGCGAGCACGCGTTAGTAAGGAAGATCAGGGCACCCAATCCCTTGAAGATGAAGGTCAACGTGACCTTCAATTACGGGAGGGACAAAGCCAAGGTTCAGAGGCTCGCCAAGGGCATTTACAAGTTCTCCAACCCTGAAAACTCAGAGTTCCTAGAACTCCACATTCTCTTCCCGGAGATGGACGAGGAAACGTGGACTGTCAGTGGGGAAGGTTACGTTTTCCTGGGGCACTTCAGTGACGATAGGTTCGGGATATACGGGAAGGACGTTAAGTTCGACCTGTCTAGAGGTTTCGAGAGGACGATCTACTACTGGAGGAGCCAGCTAAAGAGAGGTAAGTCCAGAGGGAAGGTAGCCAAGTTGGAGCTCTCTGGCCTCTCTGGGGAGGAGTTACTTAACGCCTATGACACCTCAGTGGGCGTACTCCTGGGCTTACTCTACAATCCTACCGGGGCAATTGTTGCAGCCCCCACGACTTCTCTCCCAGAAATCGAGGGCGGGTCTAGGAACTGGGACTACAGGTTCGCGTGGGTCAGGGACTCAGCGATTGTGGCTGATGCCCTGATCTCCGCTGGATACCTCACGGAGGCAAGGAGGATACTTGACTTCTTTTCGAGGATGGTGTCCTTCACCACTAAGCCCTTCCTCTACCCTCTCTACGCAGTAGACGGGTCCGTCCCTCCCAAGGAGGTTGAGATACCTTGGCTCTCAGGATATTTAAACTCTAGACCGGTGAGGGTAGGGAACGCAGCTGCAGCTCAGCTCCAACTAGACCTCGAGGGGTTCTTCATGGACGCCCTCCACAAGTATTTCGTCGCTACGGGGGACACGAATTACGTGAGGGGCCATCTAGATGTGATAGAGTACATAGCCGACTGGGTCTCAGAGAACTGGAAGCTCGAAGACGTGGGTATATGGGAGGAGAGGGGTGTGAGGGCCCACTACACACACTCCAAGGTGATGATGTGGGTTGCACTTGACAGGGCAGGCAAGATCATGAAGTCCTTGGACAGGGAGAACCGGTGGAGGGACTCCAGGAACGAGTTAAGGGAGTGGATAAACGAGAACCTGGTCAAGGAGAGGTTCCTGAAGAAGCCTGGGAGCGAGGAGGTCGACGCGGCCCTCCTCACCTTACCCCTTTACGACTTCGTGGAGGTTACGGACCAGAGGTTCCTTAACACCCTATCGGAGGTGGAGAGGAGGTTGGTGGTGAAGGGTCAGGTAAAGAGGTACGAGAGGGACTTCCTCGGGGAGGCTAAGTACCCCTTCACTCTGGCTTCCCTATGGCTAGCTAGAGTCTACCTTAGACTAGGAAGGATGGAGGAGTCCGCCAAGATAGTCTCCGGAATCCTGGAGGCCACCGGGGGCACTTACCTAGTCGGGGAGCACATCGACCCAGACAGGAAACAGTTCACCGGTAACTTTCCCCAAGCCTTCGCGCAGGCGAACTTGATATTGACGTTGAGGGAAATGGCGAACGCCACGGTAGGGGATGCGGAGGAGTAG
- a CDS encoding class I SAM-dependent methyltransferase encodes MKNDRFIPPFFLDNPLRKVITPPTRVVARFKDLLSPGMTVLDLGSGPGFFTGVLSSLVERGTVWAVDPDPRAVQRLKAKSFQNVIPIVASASNLPFLKDESVDFVFSNLVLCCVVDHEGAMNETYRVMKRGGKAYVSSRRGRGKDPRDVNGEEWKRLISRFKVLRSGESFMEFWAVLEK; translated from the coding sequence ATGAAGAACGACAGGTTTATCCCACCGTTTTTCCTGGACAACCCCTTGAGGAAAGTAATTACTCCACCCACTAGGGTAGTAGCCAGGTTTAAGGACTTGTTAAGCCCTGGTATGACCGTGTTGGATCTAGGCTCTGGACCAGGGTTCTTCACGGGCGTACTGTCCTCCCTAGTGGAGCGGGGGACTGTCTGGGCTGTAGACCCTGACCCCCGGGCAGTGCAAAGGTTGAAGGCTAAGTCATTTCAAAACGTGATACCCATCGTGGCTTCCGCAAGTAACCTCCCTTTCCTGAAGGACGAGAGCGTCGACTTCGTCTTTTCCAACCTAGTGCTCTGTTGCGTTGTAGACCATGAGGGGGCTATGAATGAGACCTACAGGGTGATGAAGAGGGGAGGAAAGGCCTACGTGAGTTCCAGGAGAGGTAGGGGAAAGGACCCGAGAGACGTGAACGGGGAGGAATGGAAAAGGTTGATTTCCAGGTTTAAGGTCTTGAGGTCCGGGGAGTCGTTCATGGAGTTCTGGGCGGTTTTGGAGAAATGA
- a CDS encoding AAA family ATPase, producing the protein MRLYIKRREEKKLEKSLRGWVLVYGRRKTGKTTLVINTLKDKIESYFLIADQSSAVTLDDKFVGVNEALEETKRVLKKGGIAVIDEFQRLPESYYSVISNWSRSGGTLLALGSSYGIVNKVFDRNSPLLGYFLPFEVNIISYEDVLYQVSDPVLSVIYRDPWIIRFENSYGEILDKIKELSLVAKGLIGEVFKEEERYLTDIYYRILLLLGEGIWKTSEISGIVQPQGGEATISSMVNKLYKMGLVRKVPLISRGYHYGIRSPVLSLILYAESKYLVSEREANVRELPIGREVQFSVGEMLANYFGSVQYYSEKEDIDVILVKKRKPIWAFEVKMGEFSRSEAKEAVKRMAKVAEKAGLISLKERPEDYGDLSLGPEDLLKIAEELVKKEMD; encoded by the coding sequence ATGAGACTATATATTAAGAGACGGGAAGAGAAGAAGTTAGAGAAGAGCTTGAGAGGTTGGGTATTGGTCTACGGTAGGAGGAAGACGGGCAAAACCACGTTGGTAATAAACACGTTAAAGGACAAGATTGAGTCGTATTTCTTGATCGCAGACCAGAGTAGCGCAGTCACGCTAGATGACAAGTTCGTAGGTGTTAACGAAGCCCTTGAAGAGACTAAGAGGGTTTTGAAGAAGGGTGGGATTGCAGTAATCGACGAGTTTCAAAGGCTCCCGGAGAGCTATTATTCTGTAATATCCAACTGGTCGAGGAGCGGTGGAACGCTCTTAGCCCTCGGTTCAAGTTACGGTATAGTAAACAAGGTCTTCGATAGGAACAGCCCCCTACTAGGTTACTTTCTCCCCTTCGAGGTAAACATAATCTCTTACGAGGACGTCCTATATCAAGTGAGTGACCCAGTACTGTCAGTAATTTATAGGGACCCGTGGATAATAAGGTTCGAGAACTCTTACGGCGAGATTTTGGATAAGATTAAGGAGTTGTCGCTGGTAGCTAAGGGTCTCATAGGAGAAGTCTTCAAGGAGGAGGAGAGGTATCTCACGGATATCTACTACAGGATCCTGTTGCTCTTAGGGGAAGGGATATGGAAGACCTCTGAGATCAGCGGGATTGTTCAGCCCCAGGGAGGCGAGGCTACGATCTCTTCAATGGTAAATAAGCTGTATAAGATGGGCTTGGTGAGGAAGGTCCCCCTTATATCAAGGGGTTACCACTACGGGATTAGATCTCCAGTCCTGTCCCTTATCTTATACGCAGAGAGCAAGTACTTAGTAAGTGAAAGGGAGGCAAACGTAAGGGAATTACCAATAGGGAGGGAAGTTCAGTTCAGCGTAGGTGAAATGCTGGCGAATTACTTTGGTAGCGTTCAGTACTATTCCGAAAAGGAGGACATCGACGTTATCCTAGTTAAGAAGAGGAAGCCTATATGGGCTTTTGAGGTAAAGATGGGCGAGTTTTCAAGGAGTGAGGCTAAAGAGGCTGTAAAGAGGATGGCAAAGGTAGCTGAAAAAGCGGGGTTGATAAGCCTTAAGGAGAGGCCTGAAGACTACGGAGATCTGAGTCTAGGGCCTGAAGATTTATTAAAAATTGCTGAAGAACTTGTTAAAAAGGAAATGGACTAG
- a CDS encoding DUF973 family protein, with protein sequence MAYPQEFEAFRLLRNGIVFAILAYPLAGISIINIFVPFQFSIFYGIIITVLGAILSILALIRMYRGFSLLQPYVNNMNLGKIGVILAVIPILNFVGTILIGVSLYLIGEKYNNGTLKIGGIMAAIPFVLIMSEGLIISSMGGPVSTLSFFGLITLSYLEIGGIMAEIAFSLTLIGLIISYLGLGSINPSLSQTPQPQNPTSKPHV encoded by the coding sequence ATGGCATACCCGCAGGAATTTGAGGCGTTTAGGTTGCTTAGGAACGGTATTGTTTTCGCGATCCTAGCCTATCCCCTAGCAGGGATTAGTATTATCAACATTTTTGTCCCTTTTCAATTTTCAATTTTCTATGGAATAATCATTACTGTACTGGGAGCCATATTATCTATCTTGGCTTTGATCAGAATGTACAGAGGTTTCTCCCTCCTTCAACCCTACGTGAATAACATGAACCTTGGGAAGATCGGGGTGATTTTGGCGGTAATACCGATACTCAACTTCGTAGGTACCATTCTAATTGGGGTATCTCTGTACCTTATAGGGGAAAAGTACAACAACGGTACCCTAAAGATTGGGGGCATCATGGCCGCAATACCGTTCGTTCTAATCATGTCGGAGGGGCTAATTATATCATCGATGGGTGGGCCAGTTTCTACATTATCTTTCTTCGGGCTAATTACATTGTCTTATTTAGAGATTGGTGGCATCATGGCCGAAATAGCGTTCAGTCTCACGTTGATAGGGCTAATTATATCTTACTTGGGTCTAGGTTCAATAAACCCGTCCCTATCCCAGACGCCACAACCTCAAAACCCAACCTCAAAACCCCACGTCTAA
- a CDS encoding DUF973 family protein, with amino-acid sequence MDTATLEGTNNYSVNITPVYLQPGNNVITVTFAFHVSAGGTQRIRLVLENGSTVYVLLTSSQS; translated from the coding sequence ATAGACACTGCCACTCTCGAGGGGACTAACAACTACTCGGTGAACATTACCCCAGTCTACCTTCAGCCCGGAAACAACGTGATCACTGTGACGTTTGCTTTCCATGTCTCAGCGGGAGGGACTCAGAGGATAAGGCTAGTCCTCGAGAACGGTAGCACGGTCTACGTGTTGCTGACTTCCTCCCAGTCATAA
- a CDS encoding DUF973 family protein: MAYSQEFEAFRLLRGGIVFEIVAALLAGIGIISVFVPSLVSIFFAIIIIVLAVIFAILALIRMYRGFSLLQPYVNNMNLGKIGVILAVIPILNFVGTILIGVSLYLIGDKYNNGTLKIGGILTAIPFGLITFIGLIISYVGLGSINPSLSQAPQPQNPTSNANPTYLPPQPTQGQGQPQVYQVGQGTIKGNMANFTLYSSARIRIDTATLEGTNNYSVNITPVYLQPGNNVLTVTFAFPVSAGGTQRIRLVLENGSTVYVLANPS, translated from the coding sequence ATGGCATACTCGCAGGAATTTGAAGCGTTTAGATTGCTCAGGGGCGGAATTGTTTTCGAGATCGTAGCCGCTCTCCTAGCTGGGATTGGTATCATTAGCGTCTTTGTCCCCTCACTAGTTTCAATTTTCTTTGCGATAATTATTATTGTACTGGCGGTGATATTCGCCATCCTAGCGTTGATCAGAATGTACAGAGGTTTTTCTCTCCTTCAACCCTACGTAAATAACATGAACCTTGGGAAGATCGGCGTGATTTTGGCGGTAATACCGATACTCAACTTCGTAGGTACCATTCTAATTGGGGTATCTCTGTACCTTATAGGAGACAAGTACAACAACGGTACCCTAAAGATTGGGGGGATTCTGACCGCAATCCCGTTCGGTCTCATCACATTCATAGGGCTAATTATATCTTACGTGGGTTTGGGTTCAATAAACCCGTCCCTATCCCAGGCACCTCAACCTCAAAACCCAACCTCTAACGCTAACCCCACCTACCTACCACCGCAGCCGACCCAGGGGCAGGGACAACCTCAAGTATACCAAGTTGGACAGGGGACGATAAAGGGGAACATGGCGAACTTCACTCTCTACTCCTCCGCAAGGATAAGGATAGACACCGCCACTCTCGAGGGGACTAACAACTACTCAGTGAACATTACCCCAGTCTACCTTCAGCCCGGAAACAACGTGCTCACTGTGACGTTTGCTTTCCCTGTCTCAGCGGGAGGGACTCAGAGGATAAGGCTAGTCCTCGAGAACGGTAGCACGGTCTACGTGCTAGCGAACCCTTCCTAA
- a CDS encoding CcdC protein domain-containing protein gives MGFQGGVVYLGVIGAIVVLSSLRTVYGRKYRPTRVVLRPLLYLVLGALVTLQDLEALPLVSIGFIAGLALGLRLGVGSTLFLKEGTLYYKRSILIYVLWLSLFLVRVGIESLEPSGLNLVEISILDSSLMFSSGLLIGESFHLVRKAREFGKGKP, from the coding sequence TTGGGATTCCAAGGGGGAGTCGTTTATCTAGGTGTAATTGGTGCCATAGTTGTACTGAGTTCGCTAAGGACTGTTTATGGGAGGAAGTACAGACCTACTCGGGTAGTCCTGAGACCTCTCCTTTACCTAGTGCTCGGTGCACTCGTCACTCTACAGGACCTAGAAGCCCTTCCCCTGGTATCCATAGGGTTTATAGCTGGGCTCGCCCTCGGCTTAAGATTAGGAGTCGGATCTACGTTATTCCTGAAGGAGGGAACTCTCTACTACAAGAGGTCTATCCTCATTTACGTCCTATGGTTGTCCCTGTTCTTAGTTAGGGTTGGGATCGAATCGTTGGAACCTAGTGGACTTAATCTCGTTGAGATTAGTATCCTAGACTCTAGCCTAATGTTCTCATCTGGACTCCTTATTGGCGAGTCTTTTCATTTAGTAAGAAAAGCCAGGGAATTCGGAAAGGGGAAACCCTAA
- a CDS encoding alpha-ketoacid dehydrogenase subunit beta, with protein sequence MKVRGISQAISQGIEQEMERNDRVMVIGEDVTYWGAVFGFTMGLFDKFGRKRVLDTPITEQTFMGLGVGAAASGLHPVISLMFVDFLGAGFDQMFNHMAKNHYMSGGQFAMPVTVITAIGGGYGDAAQHSEVLYGLFSHLPGFKVVVPSTAYDAKGLVIKALRDPNPVIVFGHKLLTGLPFLPFEGQVEEIPDEPYEVEFGKARVVKEGDDVTIVSTALMVHRSLKAARLLEREGISAEVIDPRTLVPLDEETIVKSAKKTGRVLIVDEDYMSYGMTGELAFRIQAKALKELKVPIARLAVPDVPIPFSEPLERRAIPSVEGIYEEAKKLVK encoded by the coding sequence GTGAAAGTCAGAGGTATATCCCAGGCTATATCCCAAGGGATAGAGCAGGAGATGGAAAGGAACGATAGGGTAATGGTCATCGGGGAGGACGTGACCTATTGGGGCGCTGTTTTCGGGTTCACCATGGGGCTCTTTGATAAGTTCGGCAGGAAAAGGGTTTTGGACACCCCAATTACGGAGCAGACTTTCATGGGTCTTGGAGTCGGAGCGGCTGCCAGCGGACTTCACCCGGTTATTTCCTTGATGTTCGTGGATTTTCTGGGAGCAGGTTTCGACCAAATGTTCAATCACATGGCCAAGAACCACTATATGAGCGGGGGTCAATTCGCAATGCCCGTCACAGTCATAACTGCCATAGGTGGAGGGTACGGTGACGCAGCCCAACATTCGGAGGTGCTGTACGGGTTGTTCTCTCACCTCCCCGGATTTAAGGTAGTGGTTCCCTCAACAGCGTACGATGCAAAGGGCCTGGTAATCAAGGCCCTTAGGGATCCGAACCCTGTCATCGTATTTGGACATAAACTCTTGACTGGGCTTCCGTTTCTACCATTCGAGGGCCAAGTGGAGGAGATCCCTGATGAGCCCTATGAGGTAGAGTTTGGGAAGGCTAGGGTTGTCAAGGAAGGTGATGACGTTACGATTGTTTCTACTGCCCTGATGGTCCACAGGAGTTTGAAAGCAGCTAGACTCTTGGAGAGGGAAGGGATCTCAGCGGAGGTAATAGATCCGAGAACCCTCGTCCCCCTAGACGAGGAGACCATCGTCAAGTCAGCTAAGAAGACTGGAAGGGTTCTCATAGTCGATGAGGACTATATGAGCTACGGTATGACGGGAGAGCTTGCCTTCAGGATACAAGCCAAGGCGCTTAAGGAATTGAAGGTTCCCATTGCCAGATTAGCTGTGCCAGACGTCCCAATACCCTTCTCAGAGCCTTTGGAGAGGAGAGCTATACCCAGCGTAGAGGGGATCTACGAGGAGGCAAAGAAATTGGTGAAGTGA